The Wolbachia endosymbiont of Ctenocephalides felis wCfeT genomic interval CATGGACATTGAAAGAGTCATTATTGATCCAAAATTGCTTGTATTCTTTATCTTCTGCATTAGGAAAGCCTATTGATGTTACATAATTAGTAAGTGCATCTATCCAGACATAAATTACATGCTTATCATTACCAGGTACTTTTATTCCCCAACTAAAACTCGTACGTGAAATTGAAAGGTCAGTCAGTCCTGACTTGACAAACGATATTACCTCATTTTTTCTACTCTCAGGAAAGACAAAGTTAGGTTGGTTTGTATATAGTTCCAACAACTTATCTTGCCAATTTGATAAGCGAAAGAAGTAACTCTCTTCTTTTACCCACTCAACTTCAGCACCCGTTGGTGCTTTACCATCTATCAGTTCTGATTCTTGATAAAATGCTTCATCACGAACTACATACCACCCAGAATAAGAATCCAAATATATTTGCCCTCTTTCTTCTAGCCTATTCCATAAAGCTGTCACTGCTTTTTCATGGCGTTCTTCAGTAGTGCGAATAAAATCGTCATATTGAAAATTCATGAATTTAGCCAACTCTCTAAATGAAGTACTCACTCTATCCGTAAATTCCTTTGGCTGTATTCCCTTTGCTTTAGCTGCTTTTTCAATCTTTTGTCCATGTTCATCTGTGCCTGTAGTAAACTTGACACTTTTTCCAGCTAGCTTCATAAATCTTGCTGTAACATCGCATAAAAGAGAAGTATATGCGTGACCAATGTGCGGCTTATCATTTACATAATATATAGGTGTGGTAATGTAAAGATTATCAAATTGCTTCATTTTTCAGTGTTTAAAGCTCTATTGTATATGTGCTAGCGGCAGAGTTCAATTACTATAATGGGAAGTGAGAGAAAGTTGAGAGTGAAAATCACTCTCAACTAAAAGATATGTTACTTTTAAGTTAAAAAGCACCATTTCCTCACTCAATACTCCCTTACGCACAATTTCCGTCCACGTTACGTGTTTGACCTCGAGTACACTTAGCTTTGCATGTACCACTACCGTTTATAAGTACATAATCTTGGTTAGCACCACATGTTTTACATGTTTCATGTCCTGTAATTGCTGTTACAATCTTAGGAGCACCAAAAAATACGGCGGTGAACGCACCTAACGCGAATAGTGCTGGCCAAGGCATTCTACCAAATATGGCAAGTAAAGCTGCACCAATTATCACTATTGTAATCATTGGCCCACCCAAGTCGTTAATATAGCCTACTATTTTACATATTACTCCTGCCGTTTCATCAGCATGTGCATCAAACGTAAAGGAGAAAATTAACACTATAAGTAAAAGAAATTTTTTCATCACACACCTCAGACAATTTGTTTATGTCAGATTATCTATGACTTTGGTTAAATTTAAGTAAAAGTGGAAATGCTGATTGTGTCATAAGACCTATAGCAGGCCGTTATTTCATGAACATGCCAAGGATTTTATCCATTAACCCACCCACTGCAGCTTCGGCTTGAGTGTGTTCTATTTTGCCACCATTTAAAATTAGCTTAGCATCTGATCCTGGTGATATATTAATAAATTTACTACCAATAATTCCACTACTGGTAACTAGTGCTGAGCTATCAGCTGGTAATTTAATGTCTTTACTTATACACATATTAATTCGTGCCATGTAAGCAGATTTATCAAGCGATACGCTGATTATGCTGCCAACCTCCACACCAGATATCTTAACATTGTCACCAGCTTGTATGCCGTTAGCATTGGCAAAAAGACCATAAATTTTATAACAATCTTTATAATTTTTCTTTATGTAAGATAACTTATCAAGCGCAAAAAAAACTAGAAAAACAGTAAAAATTAATACAAAGAATCCAGCTGATATTTCAATTACATTTGACCTTTTCATTTCTCATTATTAGGATTCCAGCTTTCATAGTAATCTTTTACTTTTTGGTTTGGATAATATGCATGTTCTGTACCTGTTAAATTATGAGTATGCTTTGTACTATTAGCTGGCACTGTATCATCGGTATAGTGAAGCCATATGTGCCACTCTGGAGAAACGGTTGTAGGTTCGAAAATCTTGCTATATTTTACCCATCTTTTCCCTTCATTTGATTCGTAGTAAGAATTTCCATTTTCATCCTTTCCTACAAACTTATCTTCTTTTCGGAACCAGCGTCTACAAACTTTAGGTAACATAAGGGTATTAAAACAAGAAGTATTATATATAATAATACTTTCACTAACAACAATTTAATGCAATTACCAATTTTGCAAGTTATTATACCAATTATTGCATCTATGTTCTGTTTTCTTACAAAAAAACACAGAACATCTTGGTCTATTTCTTTTATTGCAGTAACGATTGCTCTTATCATTTCATCAATATTACTTGTTAAAACATATAACGGCAAAATTATAACTTATCACCTTGGAAATTGGTCTCCTCTATATGGAATAGAATTAAGAATTGACCTATTAAATTCCTTGATTTTAACTTTGGTGAATTTTATAGCACTAATTAGCGTGCTTTATGGTTTTCACATCAATGAAAAGGAGATAAGTGAAAATAAAATAACTGGTTTTTACTCTCTATTTTTACTATGTCTCAGTGGACTTTTGGGAATCTTGGTCACCAACGACATATTTAATATTTATGTTTTTTTGGAAATCTCCTCTCTCTCTTCTTATGTGCTTGTTTCAATGGGTAAAGATAAAAAAGCTCTGACAGCGGCATTTGAATATTTAATTAGTGGAACAATAGGTGCAACTTTTTATCTACTTGGCATTGGATTGCTATATTCCATGACTGGAACGCTAAACATGTCTGATATGGCAGAGAGAATAACGCAGTTATACGGTAATAATATTATCAGACTTGGTACACTATTTATTTTTACTGGGCTTGCAATAAAAATGGCACTATTTCCACTCAGCAGGTGGTTGGTCAATGCGTACAGCGAAGCACCAAGCTTTGTTAGCGTATTCTTTTCAGGAACGGTAACTAAAGTGATGGTATATATTCTAATCAGAATTTTTTACACTGTTTTTCGGCAGAATTTTTTCTTGCCATTAAGTAGTGTTATGGCTGTTCTTGCACTGTGTGCTATTATATTTGGATCAATATTTGCAATAACTGCAAAAGACATAAAAAGACTGCTTGCTCATTCTAGCGTTAGTCAAATCGGTTATATAATTTTAGCACTAAGTCTTAACTCACCAACAGCAGCGGTTTTACACATAATAAACCATAGTTTAATAAAAACATCTTTATTCATGGTTGTAGGGTGTATTGCCTATCAATTTAATGAAACGAAAATAGAAACTTTGTCAGGATTAAGAAATACTATGCCTTACACAGCATTTGCACTTACTCTGCTCAGCTTTGCATTAATCGGAGTTCCACTCACAAATGGCTTTATCAGCAAATGGTATATAATGCGAGCTATTACAGAATCGCACGCATGGGTTTCGCTTTCAGTGTTTGCCATTGGTTCTTTTTTTGCTTTAGTATATATGTGGAAAATGATAGAGAAAGTGTACTTTGAAAATGGTATGGCTGCTCAGCAGGCCAGCAACGTGCCATTACCCATGATCATCTGTTTGCTATTTATGGCAGCTTTAACAATAATAACTGGGATATATAGTAATCCAATTAGATTAGTAATTGGCAAGTTATCCTTTTGATTTTTCTCACAATAGCTTCAATGTATTTTATGGCTAAAAAAAAGCTGTTGAGAAAGTCTGAATCGGCCAAGAAATGGTCACTTCATCAGAAAAATAGACCCAAAAGTACTTGCAGAATACATCAAGCAGCACCTAAATCAAACGCTAGCAGATTAGATTATAGGAAAAGCTATAATATCAATATATTAGAAATTATAGCGTACTCCTATATCACCAACCACTGCTGGCAGCTTTGGTGCTTTTATGATAGCTAAAGTTCCCTCTACCATTACTCCACCAGCAACAACTATCTGCTTATTGATTTCATACTCAACACCGAGCTTAACTTTCCAGGCAACAGTATTTAATATCTTATCTATCATACTTACATCAGTTTCAGCTGCGTATGTAGCTAGCATTGGAGCTGATTGTACATTAGATTGTTCTTCTGTATTCTCATTCGGAGGGGGAGCTTTGTCTTGGTCGTTACCACCACCTCCCGCTGGGTCTACAGTACCTGAGTCTCCACCACCAGCTTCTGTACCACCACCTGTTTTTCCTCCACCACTATTTGAACAAATGCCAAGAGAAGGCATTATTTGTAAACACCCTCCTATACCTCCACTAACGTACAATTGCACAGGTTTAGTATCAAGCTCAGGGTAATAACAATAGTTGAACATTATGTTAGCTCCTACTGTTTTGTCTTCCCCTTTTTTAGTGACATTACCCACCCGTCCCATGATCTCAAGTTCAAGTTTAGAGTTGTCATCATAGTGATAACCACCAACGATACCAGGATTGACCATAATGTCCTTATTACCATCCATACCAGCACCTAAGTTTACGCCTGCATAATACTGTTCCTTTAAACCTGCTTTAACATTTGTTGGAGCAGGTTTAGCTGATGCCAGAGATGAGGCAAGCAGTACAGCCAAAGTAAATAATCTCTTCATTTTCATACAATTCTCCATATAAAAAATATGATAATGTACAAATATACATGTTTTATATTAAAAATGATATAATTGTACTGTCAAATTATGGATAGATTTGCTACTAAATTGTCTTATATTACTATATTTACTATTTTGTTTGGTACAGTGTAGAC includes:
- a CDS encoding outer membrane beta-barrel protein, which produces MKMKRLFTLAVLLASSLASAKPAPTNVKAGLKEQYYAGVNLGAGMDGNKDIMVNPGIVGGYHYDDNSKLELEIMGRVGNVTKKGEDKTVGANIMFNYCYYPELDTKPVQLYVSGGIGGCLQIMPSLGICSNSGGGKTGGGTEAGGGDSGTVDPAGGGGNDQDKAPPPNENTEEQSNVQSAPMLATYAAETDVSMIDKILNTVAWKVKLGVEYEINKQIVVAGGVMVEGTLAIIKAPKLPAVVGDIGVRYNF
- a CDS encoding proton-conducting transporter membrane subunit; the encoded protein is MQLPILQVIIPIIASMFCFLTKKHRTSWSISFIAVTIALIISSILLVKTYNGKIITYHLGNWSPLYGIELRIDLLNSLILTLVNFIALISVLYGFHINEKEISENKITGFYSLFLLCLSGLLGILVTNDIFNIYVFLEISSLSSYVLVSMGKDKKALTAAFEYLISGTIGATFYLLGIGLLYSMTGTLNMSDMAERITQLYGNNIIRLGTLFIFTGLAIKMALFPLSRWLVNAYSEAPSFVSVFFSGTVTKVMVYILIRIFYTVFRQNFFLPLSSVMAVLALCAIIFGSIFAITAKDIKRLLAHSSVSQIGYIILALSLNSPTAAVLHIINHSLIKTSLFMVVGCIAYQFNETKIETLSGLRNTMPYTAFALTLLSFALIGVPLTNGFISKWYIMRAITESHAWVSLSVFAIGSFFALVYMWKMIEKVYFENGMAAQQASNVPLPMIICLLFMAALTIITGIYSNPIRLVIGKLSF
- a CDS encoding TrbC/VirB2 family protein; translation: MKKFLLLIVLIFSFTFDAHADETAGVICKIVGYINDLGGPMITIVIIGAALLAIFGRMPWPALFALGAFTAVFFGAPKIVTAITGHETCKTCGANQDYVLINGSGTCKAKCTRGQTRNVDGNCA
- the metG gene encoding methionine--tRNA ligase, producing MKQFDNLYITTPIYYVNDKPHIGHAYTSLLCDVTARFMKLAGKSVKFTTGTDEHGQKIEKAAKAKGIQPKEFTDRVSTSFRELAKFMNFQYDDFIRTTEERHEKAVTALWNRLEERGQIYLDSYSGWYVVRDEAFYQESELIDGKAPTGAEVEWVKEESYFFRLSNWQDKLLELYTNQPNFVFPESRKNEVISFVKSGLTDLSISRTSFSWGIKVPGNDKHVIYVWIDALTNYVTSIGFPNAEDKEYKQFWINNDSFNVHVIGKDILRFHAVYWPAILLAADLPLPKQVAVHGWWLNEGEKISKSFGNAIDPIGLATEFGVDQLRYFLLREASFGQDGNFSKKNMVSCINSELANNIGNLVQRTVSFLHKQCSGVVPIVDKNLLKNEESLPDCNAIIDQVMNHLTKYEFNYIILLIINISSEANAYIDKSAPWTLSKTDKERMNLVIYKLLEYIRIIGILLQPIVPKSAEMILNQLQIPKEKRDLKSLCSACLSSGIILPKPTPVFLRFDAEIVDL
- the mlaD gene encoding outer membrane lipid asymmetry maintenance protein MlaD encodes the protein MKRSNVIEISAGFFVLIFTVFLVFFALDKLSYIKKNYKDCYKIYGLFANANGIQAGDNVKISGVEVGSIISVSLDKSAYMARINMCISKDIKLPADSSALVTSSGIIGSKFINISPGSDAKLILNGGKIEHTQAEAAVGGLMDKILGMFMK
- a CDS encoding NADH-ubiquinone oxidoreductase subunit NDUFA12 family protein, with translation MLPKVCRRWFRKEDKFVGKDENGNSYYESNEGKRWVKYSKIFEPTTVSPEWHIWLHYTDDTVPANSTKHTHNLTGTEHAYYPNQKVKDYYESWNPNNEK